One window of the Rissa tridactyla isolate bRisTri1 chromosome 9, bRisTri1.patW.cur.20221130, whole genome shotgun sequence genome contains the following:
- the AAGAB gene encoding alpha- and gamma-adaptin-binding protein p34 isoform X2 has translation MILVCNRVSENGVNRQKAQEWCIKHGFELVELSPEELPDEDDDFPESTGVKRIVQALNANVWSNVVMKSDRTQGFGLLSTLAGANCSTGSEENQDTEANPSSADREESLLDNREDGASTNSLEVDNIVDPVLDMDIQELASLTTRDGDLENFERLFSKLKEMKDKAATLPHEQRKLHAEKVAKAFWMAIGGDRDEIEGLSSDEEN, from the exons ATGATCCTGGTTTGTAACAGAGTATCTGAAAATG GTGTTAACAGACAGAAAGCTCAAGAATGGTGCATCAAGCATGGCTTTGAACTGGTAGAACTTAGCCCCGAGGAACTGCCTGATGAAGATG ATGATTTTCCGGAGTCCACCGGAGTGAAACGAATTGTACAAGCCTTGAACGCCAATGTGTGGTCCAACGTAGTCATGAAAAGCG acagGACCCAGGGCTTTGGTCTTCTCAGTACATTAGCAGGTGCGAACTGTAGCACTGGGTCAGAAGAGAACCAAGATACAGAA GCCAATCCATCATCAGCGGACAGAGAAGAATCCCTTTTAGACAacagagaagatggagctagCACAAACAGCCTTGAGGTTGACAACATCGTAG ATCCCGTGTTAGATATGGACATTCAAGAGTTAGCCAGCCTAACCACGAGAGATGGTGACCTGGAGAACTTTGAAAGGcttttttcaaagctgaaagagATGAAAG ATAAAGCTGCAACGTTGCCTCACGAACAGAGAAAACTACACGCGGAAAAG GTGGCCAAAGCCTTCTGGATGGCAATCggaggagacagagatgaaatTGAAGGTCTCTCCTCGGATGAAGAAAACTAA